Proteins found in one Pseudoxanthomonas sp. SL93 genomic segment:
- a CDS encoding type 1 glutamine amidotransferase domain-containing protein codes for MKLLAPLAAAVLLAVASTNAQAAHVLVVLSDADHLDLRDGQVYPTGFYLNELMQPVKALRDAGHQVTFATPEGRAPTVDRTSVDKAYFGNDAASLQSHADLLAQLKLTSATQSPVLSLARVEQIGYGEFDAVYIPGGHAPMQDLLASPSLGRLLTDFHQHGKPTALVCHGPIALLSTLPDNPVFVRGMERDNRAAAQPEWIYAGYQVTVISNDEEEQAKAALNGGRMKFYPQIALQQAGVAYRSNAQPWQSNVVVDRELITGQNPASAVDVAKVLLERLD; via the coding sequence ATGAAACTGCTCGCCCCCCTCGCCGCCGCCGTCCTGCTCGCCGTCGCCTCGACCAACGCCCAGGCTGCCCACGTGCTGGTGGTGCTGTCCGACGCCGACCACCTCGACCTGCGCGACGGCCAGGTCTACCCCACCGGCTTCTACCTCAACGAACTGATGCAGCCGGTCAAGGCACTGCGCGACGCCGGCCACCAGGTCACCTTCGCCACGCCGGAAGGCCGCGCACCGACGGTGGACCGCACCTCGGTGGACAAGGCCTACTTCGGCAACGATGCCGCCAGCCTGCAATCGCATGCCGACCTGCTGGCGCAGTTGAAGCTGACGTCCGCCACCCAGTCGCCGGTGCTCAGCCTGGCGCGGGTGGAACAGATCGGCTACGGCGAATTCGACGCCGTCTACATCCCCGGCGGCCACGCGCCCATGCAGGACCTGCTGGCCAGCCCCTCGCTGGGACGCCTGCTGACCGACTTCCACCAGCACGGCAAGCCCACCGCCCTGGTCTGCCACGGGCCCATCGCCCTGCTGTCTACGCTGCCAGACAACCCGGTCTTCGTCCGGGGGATGGAACGCGACAACCGTGCGGCCGCACAGCCTGAGTGGATCTACGCCGGCTACCAGGTCACGGTGATCAGCAATGATGAGGAAGAACAGGCCAAGGCCGCGCTCAATGGCGGCCGCATGAAGTTCTATCCGCAGATCGCCTTGCAGCAGGCCGGCGTGGCGTACCGCAGCAACGCCCAGCCGTGGCAGTCGAACGTGGTGGTCGATCGGGAGCTGATCACCGGCCAGAACCCGGCCTCGGCGGTCGACGTGGCGAAGGTGTTGCTGGAGCGGCTGGACTGA
- a CDS encoding LysR family transcriptional regulator — protein sequence MARRFDHLADVEALVAVVDHGSLTAAAVALSTTPSVISRAIVRLESRLGSQLLRRTTRRIGLTEAGRAYVEQARAAFHLIDDAERAVQGEAGVLTGQVRISVPTTYGHYRLPELLRDFMERHPQVRLEVNIANRNVDLVAEGYDLAIRLGPLPDSGLVARKLEDAALCVVASPEYLQRYGTPSSLDALARHVCLPFVMPSSGRLAPWLFRNGTDDVEWLPESRITVSEDVLGVVSLAQRGAGICQTYDFVVEEPLRAGRLVEVLAALRGRSRMFSMIYAPHRRLSAAARALIDALAAPSPT from the coding sequence ATGGCGCGACGGTTCGATCACCTGGCCGATGTCGAGGCGCTGGTGGCGGTGGTGGACCACGGCTCGCTGACGGCCGCGGCGGTGGCGCTGTCGACCACGCCGTCGGTGATCAGCCGTGCGATCGTCCGGCTGGAAAGCCGGCTGGGCAGCCAGCTGTTGCGGCGGACCACGCGCCGCATCGGCCTGACCGAGGCCGGCCGCGCCTACGTGGAGCAGGCACGCGCCGCCTTCCACCTGATCGACGATGCCGAGCGCGCGGTGCAGGGCGAGGCGGGCGTGCTGACCGGGCAGGTGCGCATAAGCGTGCCGACCACGTACGGGCACTACCGGCTGCCGGAGCTGCTGCGCGATTTCATGGAACGGCACCCGCAGGTGCGGCTGGAGGTGAACATCGCCAACCGCAATGTGGATCTGGTGGCCGAGGGCTACGACCTGGCGATCCGGCTGGGTCCGCTGCCCGACAGCGGGCTGGTCGCGCGCAAGCTGGAAGACGCTGCCTTGTGCGTGGTGGCGTCACCCGAGTATCTGCAGCGCTACGGCACGCCGTCATCGCTGGATGCGTTGGCGCGGCATGTCTGCCTGCCGTTCGTGATGCCCAGCAGTGGCCGGCTTGCGCCGTGGCTGTTCCGCAACGGCACGGACGATGTCGAATGGCTGCCGGAATCGCGCATCACCGTGTCCGAGGATGTGCTGGGGGTGGTTTCGCTGGCGCAGCGCGGCGCGGGCATCTGCCAGACCTACGACTTCGTGGTGGAGGAGCCGCTGCGCGCGGGCCGGCTGGTGGAAGTGCTGGCTGCGCTGCGGGGGCGCTCGCGCATGTTCTCGATGATCTATGCGCCGCACCGGCGACTGTCTGCGGCAGCGCGTGCCCTGATCGATGCGCTGGCCGCACCGTCACCCACGTAA
- a CDS encoding sensor histidine kinase gives MRSFIVSAMVEGDRLDSVGYGHIGRAGRSRGRRVYAVRAVLLCALLVFAGMAQALDAHRQIAQFHHTAWTVKEGAPGQITALAQTADGYLWLGTQVGLFRFDGVDFERYDPPGGQAFPATSISALHAAPDGSLWIGFRYGAVSVLRNDRLTHYGEAQGLPTSTVFRFAQDHDGRLWAATFTGLVYLHQGRWQRTEGAWQVPGRQARTVFVDREGTLWVATERGVAFLRKGTRVFQAVDAPVGRISQIAQAPDGSLWIAENEGGVRQLPRHGTPPATRSLAASSAGLLFDRDGTLWATTMGEGVQRLSRPMDTTAPAAGAPAFEHFRQDDGLSADYLLPVLEDREGNVWVGSSRGLDRFRHANVVLAMLPDGAQDFAIVAGDDGSLLVGSRNRPLMQLQGRQLRFLDLPPPLTAAYRDRTGTVWLGGPDGLWTWRDGQLAPVTPLPVSGYSGVQAIARDRDGALWVSLNTPGIHRLTDGRWHHLRDQAGMPDGSSPLALLSAADGALWMGFARDKITVMRGGARQVIGTEQGLAVGNVTALVEGRGGIWIGGERGLARFAAGRVRSLRAPADSPFRGISGIVEARNGDLWLNGARGVLHVKVADVAGLFDAAAPVYEQFDFLDGLPGVPAQFRPIPTAAEGSDGRLWFATTSGVVSIDPARIRRNPTPPPVAIATVTADERAHGVGGATLRLPPGTRNLQIAYTALSLSIPERVRFRYRLEGYDEDWQDAGTRRTAFYNDPGPGHYVFRVIAANNDGVWSPQGAALPIVIAPRYYQTAWFMALCVMLGASLLWVAYLLRLRHLSRQIRERLQERHRERERIARELHDTLLQSVQGLILRFHAVAGSLGREAPAHAAMERVLDRADEVLVEARERVLDLRRSRLPGDLPEALAGLGEELVPDFSIDFRLVVDGDPRALDPLMRDELYRIAREAVLNAFQHARADHVEVELTYADDALHLCVRDDGAGMPVEVRQRGGREGHWGLAGMRERAERIGALLEVGPGPRAGTQVLLRVPADAVYLAAMRAKRRRWWPGRLCMRRTRS, from the coding sequence GTGCGTTCTTTCATCGTGTCGGCGATGGTTGAAGGGGATCGGTTGGACAGCGTGGGGTATGGACACATCGGGCGGGCCGGAAGGTCGCGCGGCAGGCGCGTGTATGCGGTGCGCGCGGTGCTGCTGTGCGCGCTGCTGGTGTTCGCCGGCATGGCGCAGGCGCTGGATGCCCACCGCCAGATCGCCCAGTTCCACCACACCGCCTGGACCGTCAAGGAAGGCGCGCCCGGCCAGATCACCGCGCTGGCGCAGACCGCCGACGGCTATCTGTGGCTGGGCACGCAGGTGGGCCTGTTCCGCTTCGACGGCGTGGATTTCGAACGCTACGACCCACCGGGTGGGCAGGCTTTCCCCGCCACCAGCATCTCCGCCCTGCACGCCGCACCGGATGGCAGCCTGTGGATCGGCTTCCGCTATGGCGCGGTCAGCGTGCTGCGCAACGACCGCCTGACCCATTACGGCGAAGCACAGGGGCTGCCCACCAGCACCGTGTTCCGGTTCGCCCAGGACCACGACGGGCGCCTGTGGGCCGCCACGTTCACCGGCCTGGTGTACCTGCACCAGGGCCGCTGGCAGCGCACGGAGGGTGCATGGCAGGTGCCCGGCAGGCAGGCGCGCACCGTCTTCGTCGATCGCGAGGGCACGCTGTGGGTGGCGACCGAGCGTGGCGTCGCCTTCCTGCGCAAGGGCACGCGCGTCTTCCAGGCCGTGGACGCGCCGGTCGGCCGCATCAGCCAGATCGCACAGGCGCCGGACGGCAGCCTGTGGATCGCCGAAAACGAGGGCGGCGTGCGCCAGCTGCCACGCCACGGCACGCCACCTGCGACACGATCGCTGGCCGCGTCGTCGGCCGGCCTGCTGTTCGACCGCGACGGCACCTTGTGGGCCACCACCATGGGCGAGGGCGTGCAACGCCTGTCGCGGCCGATGGACACCACGGCGCCGGCAGCAGGTGCGCCCGCATTCGAGCATTTCCGCCAGGACGACGGACTCAGCGCCGATTACCTGCTGCCGGTGCTGGAAGACCGCGAAGGCAATGTCTGGGTGGGCAGCAGCCGCGGGCTGGACCGCTTCCGCCATGCCAACGTGGTGCTGGCGATGCTGCCCGATGGCGCGCAGGATTTCGCCATCGTCGCCGGCGACGACGGCTCACTGCTGGTCGGCAGCCGCAACCGCCCGCTGATGCAGCTGCAGGGCCGGCAGCTGCGCTTCCTGGACCTGCCCCCGCCGCTCACGGCCGCCTACCGCGACCGCACAGGCACGGTCTGGCTGGGCGGGCCCGATGGCCTGTGGACGTGGCGCGACGGGCAGCTGGCGCCGGTCACGCCGCTGCCGGTGTCAGGATATTCCGGGGTGCAGGCCATCGCGCGTGACCGCGACGGCGCGCTGTGGGTGTCGTTGAACACGCCCGGCATCCATCGCCTGACGGATGGCAGGTGGCACCACCTGCGCGACCAGGCGGGCATGCCCGACGGTTCGTCGCCGCTGGCGCTGCTGTCCGCGGCCGATGGCGCACTGTGGATGGGCTTCGCGCGCGACAAGATCACGGTGATGCGCGGCGGCGCGCGGCAGGTGATCGGCACCGAGCAGGGTCTGGCGGTAGGCAACGTCACCGCGCTGGTGGAAGGCCGCGGCGGCATCTGGATCGGCGGCGAGCGCGGGCTGGCGCGGTTCGCGGCGGGACGCGTGCGCAGCCTGCGCGCGCCGGCGGACAGCCCGTTCCGCGGCATTTCCGGCATTGTCGAGGCCCGCAACGGCGACCTGTGGTTGAACGGCGCGCGCGGCGTGCTGCACGTGAAGGTCGCCGACGTGGCGGGGCTGTTTGATGCGGCGGCGCCGGTGTACGAGCAGTTCGATTTCCTCGACGGCCTGCCTGGCGTACCGGCGCAGTTCCGGCCCATTCCCACCGCGGCCGAAGGCAGCGACGGCCGGCTGTGGTTCGCGACCACCAGCGGCGTGGTGTCGATCGATCCAGCCAGGATCCGGCGCAATCCCACGCCGCCACCCGTGGCCATCGCGACGGTGACCGCGGACGAACGCGCGCATGGCGTGGGCGGCGCCACGCTGCGGCTGCCGCCCGGCACGCGCAACCTGCAGATCGCCTACACCGCGCTGAGCCTGTCGATCCCGGAACGCGTGCGCTTCCGCTACCGGCTGGAAGGCTACGACGAGGACTGGCAGGACGCCGGCACGCGCCGCACCGCGTTCTACAACGACCCGGGCCCCGGCCACTACGTCTTCCGCGTGATCGCCGCCAACAACGACGGCGTCTGGAGTCCGCAGGGCGCCGCGCTGCCCATCGTCATCGCGCCGCGCTACTACCAGACCGCGTGGTTCATGGCCCTGTGCGTGATGTTGGGGGCCTCGCTGCTGTGGGTGGCTTACCTGCTGCGCCTGCGCCACCTGTCCAGGCAGATCCGCGAACGCCTCCAGGAGCGCCATCGCGAACGCGAGCGCATCGCGCGCGAACTGCACGACACGCTGCTGCAGAGCGTGCAGGGGCTGATCCTGCGGTTCCACGCGGTGGCGGGTTCGCTCGGGCGCGAGGCACCCGCGCATGCGGCGATGGAGCGCGTGCTGGACAGGGCCGATGAAGTACTGGTGGAAGCGCGCGAACGCGTGCTGGACCTGCGCCGCTCGCGCTTGCCGGGTGACCTGCCCGAGGCGCTGGCCGGGCTGGGCGAGGAACTGGTGCCGGACTTCTCGATCGATTTCCGCCTGGTGGTGGACGGTGACCCGCGCGCACTGGATCCGCTGATGCGCGACGAGCTGTACCGCATCGCGCGCGAAGCGGTGCTCAATGCGTTCCAGCATGCCCGCGCCGACCACGTGGAGGTGGAACTGACGTACGCGGACGATGCGCTGCACCTGTGCGTGCGCGACGACGGCGCCGGCATGCCCGTCGAGGTGCGGCAGCGCGGCGGCCGCGAGGGGCATTGGGGCCTGGCCGGCATGCGCGAACGGGCCGAACGCATCGGCGCGCTGCTGGAGGTCGGCCCCGGCCCCCGCGCGGGCACGCAGGTGCTGCTGCGGGTGCCGGCCGACGCGGTCTACCTGGCCGCGATGCGTGCCAAGCGTCGCCGCTGGTGGCCGGGACGGCTGTGCATGCGACGCACGCGCAGCTGA
- a CDS encoding serine hydrolase domain-containing protein: MRLASTICLLALLPLAAWATTPPPSPLPTRAALDAELVAAMRAAQANGLAIAVIDDGKVVHVAAYGQRNAQGDPLQTNTVMYGASLTKAVFAWTVMQLVDEGRLDLDRPIGEYFDKPLTDYPAEDKYGPWPDLAGDARWKQITARMLLTHSAGFANFAYLEPDGKLRIHFEPGSRYAYSGEGLILLQYVLERGLGLDVGQEMQRRVFDRFGMPDTSMTWRPDFAANLADGWNEDGSTEPHDERSRVRAAGSMDTTIADMANFAAAYVNGDGLSAASASALTTPQRPITTASQFPTLQDELPAAQRRQDLAAGLGVVVFDGPQGPGFFKGGHNDSTGNTWVCLKQRRRCVVILGNDVRAERAFPRLVAFVLGETGVPWTWEYGSKAFID, translated from the coding sequence ATGCGCCTAGCCTCGACGATCTGCCTGCTTGCCTTGCTTCCGCTCGCCGCGTGGGCCACCACGCCGCCACCGTCACCGCTCCCCACGCGTGCCGCGCTGGATGCCGAACTCGTGGCGGCGATGCGCGCGGCGCAGGCCAACGGGCTGGCCATCGCGGTGATCGACGACGGCAAGGTGGTGCACGTGGCCGCCTACGGCCAGCGCAATGCGCAGGGTGATCCCTTGCAGACGAACACCGTCATGTACGGCGCATCGCTGACCAAGGCGGTGTTCGCCTGGACCGTGATGCAACTGGTGGACGAGGGCAGGCTGGACCTCGACCGCCCCATCGGCGAGTACTTCGACAAGCCACTCACCGACTATCCTGCCGAGGACAAGTACGGCCCGTGGCCCGACCTGGCCGGTGATGCGCGCTGGAAGCAGATCACCGCGCGCATGCTGCTGACGCACAGTGCTGGCTTCGCCAACTTCGCCTACCTGGAGCCCGACGGCAAACTTCGCATCCATTTCGAGCCCGGCAGCCGGTATGCCTATTCCGGTGAAGGATTGATCCTGCTGCAGTACGTGCTGGAACGCGGGCTGGGCCTGGATGTGGGGCAGGAGATGCAGCGCCGCGTGTTCGACCGCTTCGGTATGCCCGACACCAGCATGACCTGGCGCCCGGACTTCGCCGCCAACCTGGCCGATGGCTGGAACGAGGACGGCAGCACCGAGCCGCACGACGAGCGCAGCCGCGTGCGGGCCGCCGGTTCCATGGACACCACGATCGCCGACATGGCGAACTTTGCCGCCGCTTACGTCAACGGCGACGGGTTGAGCGCGGCCAGCGCGTCGGCGCTGACCACGCCCCAGCGACCGATCACCACCGCCAGCCAGTTCCCCACGCTGCAGGACGAACTGCCGGCCGCGCAGCGCCGCCAGGACCTGGCAGCGGGGTTGGGCGTGGTGGTGTTCGATGGGCCGCAGGGCCCGGGCTTCTTCAAGGGCGGCCACAACGATTCCACCGGCAACACCTGGGTGTGCTTGAAGCAGCGCAGGCGCTGCGTGGTGATCCTGGGCAACGATGTGCGCGCCGAACGCGCGTTCCCGCGGCTGGTGGCCTTCGTGCTGGGGGAAACCGGCGTGCCGTGGACGTGGGAGTACGGCAGCAAGGCGTTCATCGACTGA
- a CDS encoding M28 family peptidase has protein sequence MLRRPSLLACACLLSLTIALPACADTAVSQRWETQVQQISAHAQSSARADAIGQRLTALGVPWKKEAFERNGKSGTNLVADLGGAADAPLLLIGAHYDQVEVGHGATDNASGVAAVLELAAALQARPLAHHRVQVVFWDLEELGLLGSHAWVTTPGREKPALYVNFDVFGWGDTLWMMSPDADTPLVDALRAASTRQKLGFSPGDKYPPTDHLAFLKAGWPAVSFSLVAGDEISPILEVFGGGKPAQVPKVMQVIHSPRDTVAELDGSQVDDALTVVETGLRAWDAAARH, from the coding sequence ATGTTGCGTCGTCCATCGCTGCTCGCCTGTGCCTGCCTGTTGTCGCTGACCATCGCCCTGCCCGCCTGCGCCGACACCGCCGTTTCCCAGCGTTGGGAAACCCAGGTGCAGCAGATCAGCGCCCATGCGCAGAGCAGCGCGCGGGCGGATGCCATCGGTCAACGCCTGACGGCACTCGGCGTGCCGTGGAAGAAGGAAGCCTTCGAGCGCAATGGCAAGTCCGGCACCAACCTGGTCGCCGACCTGGGCGGAGCGGCCGATGCGCCGCTGCTGCTGATCGGCGCCCACTACGACCAGGTGGAGGTGGGGCATGGCGCCACCGACAACGCCTCCGGCGTGGCCGCGGTGCTGGAACTGGCCGCTGCGTTGCAGGCCAGACCGCTGGCCCACCATCGCGTGCAGGTGGTGTTCTGGGACCTCGAGGAACTGGGCCTGCTGGGCTCGCACGCCTGGGTCACCACGCCCGGTCGCGAGAAGCCCGCGCTGTACGTCAACTTCGATGTGTTCGGCTGGGGCGACACCTTGTGGATGATGTCGCCGGACGCCGACACGCCGCTGGTCGACGCGCTGCGGGCCGCCAGCACCCGGCAGAAGCTCGGCTTCTCGCCCGGCGACAAGTACCCCCCCACCGACCACCTGGCCTTCCTGAAAGCCGGCTGGCCGGCGGTGTCGTTCTCGCTGGTGGCTGGCGACGAGATCTCGCCCATTCTGGAGGTGTTCGGTGGCGGCAAGCCCGCGCAGGTGCCCAAGGTGATGCAGGTGATCCACAGCCCGCGCGACACGGTCGCCGAACTCGACGGCAGCCAGGTGGACGACGCGTTGACCGTGGTGGAAACCGGGCTGCGCGCGTGGGACGCCGCCGCCCGGCACTGA
- a CDS encoding isocitrate lyase/phosphoenolpyruvate mutase family protein — MDALPTAAARFRHLHQHGLLRLANAWDAGTARLIESVGAPAVATTSAGLAWSQGYPDGDQLPISVFSEAVAGIARVVRVPLTIDIEGGYSDDPAAVAHTVLQLVRAGVAGINLEDGAGDPALLATKIRHVREACLAHGVDVFINARTDVFLRSLVADHARIGEVLARAARYREAGADGLFVPALVDADGIRRLATEAGMPLNVMLRPQLQALDTLQAWGVRRISTGSALAESMYGQLRGQVDTFLHADRTALPDPQAMGYGAINALFA; from the coding sequence ATGGATGCCCTTCCCACTGCCGCCGCCCGTTTCCGCCACCTGCACCAGCACGGCCTGCTCAGGCTGGCCAACGCCTGGGATGCAGGTACCGCGCGCCTGATCGAAAGCGTAGGCGCGCCTGCTGTCGCCACCACCAGTGCCGGGCTGGCCTGGTCACAGGGCTATCCGGACGGTGACCAGCTGCCGATCAGTGTGTTTTCCGAGGCCGTCGCCGGCATCGCCCGTGTCGTTCGCGTGCCGCTGACCATCGATATCGAGGGCGGCTATTCGGACGATCCTGCTGCGGTGGCGCATACCGTGCTGCAACTGGTCCGCGCTGGTGTGGCCGGCATCAACCTGGAGGATGGCGCTGGCGATCCCGCATTGCTCGCCACCAAGATCCGCCATGTACGCGAGGCCTGCCTGGCGCACGGCGTGGATGTCTTCATCAACGCGCGCACCGATGTGTTCCTGCGTTCGCTGGTCGCCGACCACGCGCGCATCGGCGAAGTGCTCGCGCGCGCCGCGCGCTATCGCGAAGCCGGGGCAGACGGGCTCTTCGTGCCCGCCCTGGTCGATGCGGATGGCATCCGTCGGCTTGCCACCGAGGCGGGCATGCCGTTGAACGTGATGCTGCGCCCGCAGCTGCAGGCGCTGGACACATTGCAGGCCTGGGGCGTGCGCCGGATCAGTACCGGCTCGGCACTGGCGGAATCGATGTACGGGCAACTGCGCGGGCAGGTCGACACATTCCTGCACGCGGACCGCACGGCGTTGCCGGATCCACAGGCCATGGGCTATGGGGCGATCAACGCGCTGTTCGCATGA
- a CDS encoding response regulator has protein sequence MTIRVFLIDDHALVRTGMRLILGTDPDIEVIGEAETGEIALPQIRQMKPDVVLCDLHLPGYSGLEVTERIVRGEPGPRVIIVSVLEDGPLPKRLLEAGASGYIGKGGDAAELIRAVRDVARGKRYLGVNVAQNLALHTVGGDASPFDALSPRELEVAMLLTQGLRQEEIAKRLSLSAKTVNTHKTRLFEKTGVQDNIALARLAAQWGLSDPSRAL, from the coding sequence ATGACCATCCGCGTTTTCCTGATCGACGACCACGCGCTGGTGCGTACGGGCATGCGGCTGATCCTGGGTACGGATCCGGACATCGAAGTGATCGGCGAAGCGGAGACCGGCGAGATCGCACTGCCGCAGATCCGGCAGATGAAACCCGATGTGGTGCTGTGCGACCTGCACCTGCCCGGTTACAGCGGGCTGGAGGTCACCGAGCGCATCGTGCGTGGCGAACCCGGGCCGCGCGTGATCATCGTGTCGGTGCTGGAGGACGGGCCATTGCCCAAGCGGCTGCTGGAGGCGGGTGCGTCCGGTTACATCGGCAAGGGTGGTGATGCGGCGGAACTGATCCGTGCGGTGCGCGATGTGGCGCGCGGCAAGCGCTACCTGGGCGTCAACGTTGCGCAAAACCTGGCGTTGCATACGGTGGGCGGGGATGCTTCGCCCTTCGATGCGCTGTCGCCGCGCGAACTGGAAGTGGCGATGCTGCTGACCCAGGGGCTGCGGCAGGAAGAGATCGCCAAGCGCCTGAGCCTGAGCGCGAAGACGGTGAACACGCACAAGACCCGCCTGTTCGAGAAGACCGGCGTGCAGGACAACATCGCCCTGGCACGGCTGGCCGCGCAATGGGGCCTGTCGGACCCGTCCCGCGCGCTCTGA